The region GCGGCGCACGTCGGCTTCATCGGTGTGTTTGGCGCGCTCGCGCTGCTGTGCGCGGCCTCGGCCGCCTTGACCTGGTGCTGGCTGCACGAGCCGCCGCCCGCCGCGCCGGCGAGCCCTGCCCACCCGGTTGCCGCACCCGACGCCGATGCGCGCCATCCGCTGCGCAGCGGCCCGGTCTGGCGCATCGTGCTCGGCATCGGCATGCTGTGCGCGCCGCAGTTCGCGGTGCTGTCGTTCGCCACGGTGTTCCTGCACGACTACGGCCGGTTCGGTCTCGCGAGCATCAGCGCGGCGATGGTCACGCTGCAGGCGGGCGCGATCGTGATGCGGATCTGGAGCGGCCGCCACACCGACCGGCACGGCAACCGCCGCGCCTACCTGCGCGGCGCGGTGCGCGTGGCGGCCGGCGCGTTCGCGCTGCTCGCCCTCGCGACGGCGGCCGGCCCGCGCGTGCCGCTCGGCATTCTGGTCGCGCTGCTCGTGTTCGCCGGCATCTGCGTGTCGGCCTGGCACGGCGTCGCCTATACCGAACTCGCGACGCTCGCCGGCGCGGAGCGTGCAGGCGCCGCGCTCGGCATGGCGAACACCGCGGTCTTCATCGGCCTGTTCCTGACGCCGCTCGTCGTGCCCCGGCTGCTCGCCGCAGGCAACTGGGGCAGCGTGTGGCTCGTCGCGATGCTCGTCGTGTGCGCGACCTATCCGCTGTTCCCGCGCCCGCGGCGTCGCGCGCACTGAAACAATCCGCGCGCGGCGTCGCGCCCCGCTCACGCCTCACGGGTCGGCCCGCGCGCGAAGCGCGCGGGCGCTTCACCGCTTCACCGCTTCACCGCTTCACCGCTTCACCGCTTCACCGCTTCACCGCTTCACCGCTTCACCGCTTCACCGCGTCACCGCTTCTCCGCTTCTCCGCTTCTCCGCTTCTCCGCTTCTCCGCTTCTCCGCTTCTCCGCTTCTCCGCTTCTCCGCTTCTCCGATTCTCCGATTCTCCGCTTCGCATCACGCCCGAGGCCCGCGCCTCTCCGCCGCCTCCGTCCTTCACCGATCACCAAGCCCCACCCCCTTGGTCAATCGTTAGTTATTCGAAAGCATTTCGTCATAACATGGCCGTCGCATTCGCTTCACGCAACCGACGCATCCTCTCTTCATACTTTAAGTCGTTCACGACCAGCCAAGTCCGGGAGACATCCGATGCGCCAGCGCGTCACCGCCGCCGTCCTTGCCGCCGCCGTGCTGCTTGCCGCCTGCAGCGACGACGCGACGCACGCCGCCCAACGCGGCGCGGCGGATGCGCCGTCCGCCGCGCCCGACACGCCGCGCGCGACGGACGGCGCGGCGAATGCTTTCAACAGCGGCGCCCCCGCCGCGCGCGCCTCGAACGACGCACCGCTCGCCCCGCCCGTCGTCCATTACCCGCCCGACGACAACGACGACACCCCCGGCTCCACCGCCACCGCGGCCACCGCCGCGTCGACGCCCGGCTGATCGCCCGTTTCCATCCCCACCGCAGAACAACTCGCCCCAGGTGAAAACATGACGTCAGAAAGTCGCCGCCGTTTCCTGCATACGATGACCCAATCCGCGGGCGCCGCCGCCGCGCTCACGGTGTTCCCCGAATCGATCCGCCGCGCGCTCGCGATTCCCGCCGCCTCGCGCACCGGCACGATCCGCGATGTCGAGCACATCGTCGTGTTCATGCAGGAAAACCGCTCGTTCGATCATTACTTCGGACACCTGCGCGGCGTGCGCGGCTACAACGACCGCTTCCCGATCCCGCTGCCGAACGGCAAGCCGGTGTGGTATCAGCCGTCGAAGGCGAATCCGGCGCAGCCGGTGCTGCCGTTCCGGCTCAACACGCTGACCACGAGCGCGCAGTGCATCGGCGACCTCGACCACTCGTGGTACAAGACGCAAGCCGCGATCGACGGCGGCCGCTACGACCAGTGGCCGGCGAACAAGACCGACATGACGATGGGCTATCACGTGCGCGAGGACATCCCGTTCCACTACGCGCTCGCCGATGCGTTCACGGTCTGCGACCACTACTTCTGCTCGCTGCCCGGCCCGACCCACCCGAACCGCTCGTACCTGATGACGGGCACCGTCGATCCGACCGGCAAGTTCGGCGGCCCGCTGCTCGACAACAACGACTACGTGGACGGCGACGTGCCGCCGCAATACCAGCTGCTGTCGTGGACGACCTTCCCCGAGCGCCTGGAGGCGCGCGGCGTCTCGTGGCAGGTGTACCAGCAGGGCACCAACGGCAACGATCCGCTGAACGGCAACTACGGCACCAACATCCTGCAGAACTTCGCGAACTTCATCAACGCGCAGCCGGGCTCCTCGCTGTACCAGCGCGCGCAGACAGCGCGCTCGCTCGACGACCTGAAGGCCGACGTGCTCGCGAACAAGCTTCCGCAGGTCTCGTGGCTGCTGCCGCCCGCGGCGTTCTCCGAGCATCCCAAGTA is a window of Burkholderia sp. FERM BP-3421 DNA encoding:
- a CDS encoding MFS transporter, with amino-acid sequence MNSPALPCPPAIRPPLPASHRWRVLGVGVAANMSFSAAATGIPTTAVWLRSAYHFGNDGLGFVLGALGLGIALSELPWGIAADRWGDRRVLLVGLLATAAALAAMAGAVAPSGDAAPSAWRLALALFGVGLLGGSVNGSSGRAVMRWFGVHERGLAMSIRQTAVPLGGGVGAALLPALAAHVGFIGVFGALALLCAASAALTWCWLHEPPPAAPASPAHPVAAPDADARHPLRSGPVWRIVLGIGMLCAPQFAVLSFATVFLHDYGRFGLASISAAMVTLQAGAIVMRIWSGRHTDRHGNRRAYLRGAVRVAAGAFALLALATAAGPRVPLGILVALLVFAGICVSAWHGVAYTELATLAGAERAGAALGMANTAVFIGLFLTPLVVPRLLAAGNWGSVWLVAMLVVCATYPLFPRPRRRAH